In Diorhabda sublineata isolate icDioSubl1.1 chromosome 4, icDioSubl1.1, whole genome shotgun sequence, a single window of DNA contains:
- the LOC130443174 gene encoding ribonucleases P/MRP protein subunit POP1 isoform X2, with protein sequence MSETPTENDDLPQYLTLEKIAIARCREIQVMNKNINTSSGVKLAFQKLPRHMRRRAMSHNVKRLPRRLREIHLSQRKKSGLPLKSKRPSRKYRRRPSNLNSEYSRRQRRINWLQTHIWHAKRFHIVEKWGYKIPYCPCDKSFRACYRATINHCLIQDISYYNCLELSGEFEDIINLFKRLTDPTLNLSIGAKAYLGGLREGSTTIFRPDTRRAVGAVYFHWKPPRSDQQTRKIWLWCHAAFHIELLDIFLNNFDFKPSPESDDTKIYFNGTITLITNQWNLSRFRLHGPLSNAVLRNTFKVVKYEPWQPEWVKKYFEETWSEPFCSSHEYWEQLKSAASPNEVSPHLILPLIISDPRYNFPPKRTKSLPTDSNPNGTDIALSKNFSDSPLWCQNVRKELTKTKISTAILNKLRETLLVPGTDLLEPPASFPIILVQRPGAKNAKFRGYGSGWDIILPSVWAQPTWLALIMWGARAGGLRDNDLISFESGSQNNLYPDTIAGEKEENEISLKCKETFFKLPVNKRTNFAKFRICSPFKWNWRMLLMEWSLTCKVVKDFFVLRDRIVLKNIRDALVKKYKEKIDLLENCLVPVQITLLKKGLCRQFSIICLPQDQDYVKEPQEPNSNDVYEKQRKTLRKQHKNLLKKLRKRRIRGKKKDHTNR encoded by the exons atgtctGAAACACCAACAGAAAATGATGATTTACCACAATACTTAACGCTAGAAAAAATAGCGATAGCTAGATGTCGAGAAATACaagtaatgaataaaaacatCAACACTTCTTCTGGTGTAAAACTAGCTTTCCAAAAGCTTCCACGACATATGAGACGAAGGGCGATGTCTCATAATGTTAAAAGATTACCTAGACGTTTACGTGAGATACATTTAAGCCAAAGGAAAAAATCGGGTCTGCCATTGAAGAGTAAACGACCTTCTAGAAAGTATAGACGACGTCCTTCTAATTTGAATAGTGAGTATAGTAGACGACAAAGGAGAATAAATTGGTTACAAACACATATTTGGCATGCCAAACGTTTCCATATAGTTGAAAAATGGGGATACAAAATCCCGTATTGTCCTTGTGATAAATCTTTTAGAGCTTGCTACAGGGCGACAATAAATCACTGTTTAATCCaagatatttcatattataattgTTTAGAATTATCAGGAGAATTTGAGGATAtcattaatttgtttaaaagaTTAACAGATCCAACTCTGAATTTAAGTATAGGAGCTAAAGCTTATTTGGGGGGATTAAGGGAAGGTTCTACAACGATTTTCAGACCCGACACACGCAGAGCTGTAGGTGCAGTTTATTTCCATTGGAAACCTCCAAGAAGTGATCAGCAAACGAGAAAAATCTGGCTGTGGTGCCACGCCGCGTTTCACATTGaacttttagatatttttttaaataatttcgatttcAAACCCTCCCCGGAATCGGACgatacgaaaatttattttaacggTACAATAACTTTGATTACAAACCAATGGAACTTAAGTAGGTTTAGATTACACGGTCCCCTTTCAAACGCCGTACTTCGAAATACATTTAAAGTCGTTAAATACGAACCCTGGCAGCCGGAGTgggtgaaaaaatatttcgaagaaactTGGTCAGAACCATTTTGTAGTTCTCACGAATATTGGGAACAGTTGAAATCTGCGGCATCTCCAAACGAG GTGTCTCCTCATTTGATATTGCCTCTAATTATATCAGATCCGAGGTACAATTTCCCACCAAAAAGAACGAAATCTCTACCGACTGATAGTAATCCGAACGGTACAGATATCGCTCTGAgtaaaaatttttctgatagtCCTCTTTGGTGTCAAAACGTCCGTAAGGAATTAACGAAAACGAAAATTTCAACCGCAATTCTAAACAAACTAAGGGAAACTTTACTTGTACCTGGGACTGATTTATTAGAACCACCGGCCAGTTTTCCTATTATATTGGTACAAAGACCTGGGGCGAAAAACGCCAAATTCAGGG GTTACGGTAGCGGCTGGGATATTATATTACCGTCGGTTTGGGCCCAACCGACTTGGTTAGCATTGATAATGTGGGGCGCCAGAGCTGGCGGTTTAAGAGATAACGATCTAATATCATTCGAATCCGGATCGCAAAATAATTTGTATCCGGATACTATAGCAggggaaaaagaagaaaacgaaaTATCACTGAAATGtaaagaaacttttttcaaattacccGTGAATAAGAGAACGAATTTCGCGAAATTTCGAATTTGTAGTCCTTTCAAATGGAACTGGAGGATGTTGTTGATGGAATGGTCGTTAACGTGTAAAGTAGTGaaggatttttttgttttgagagACAGAATCGTCTTAAAAAACATTCGT GACGCtttggttaaaaaatataaagaaaaaattgatttgttggAAAACTGTTTGGTTCCCGTACAAATAACGTTGTTAAAAAAAGGTTTGTGTC